In Syngnathus acus chromosome 5, fSynAcu1.2, whole genome shotgun sequence, a genomic segment contains:
- the myg1 gene encoding UPF0160 protein MYG1, mitochondrial produces MRLARVLVTNLIQTKYFADTINTTNIVTLQKSRLKQFRAQRFVVNAAGRRHMSSEAKRLCVDRMAAKKIGTHNGTFHCDEVLACFFLRQLPEYKDAEIVRTRDPTLLAGCDIVVDVGGEFDSQRHRYDHHQRTFTETFNSLLPNKPWVTKLSSAGLVYLHFGRQLLAHLTQLKEDDKQLEILFDKLYENFVEEVDAIDNGISQCDGETRYAISSTLSARVGHLNPRWNSKSQDTEEGFKKALALVGDEFLDRLDFYITSWLPARQVVEKAVNERYKVDPSGQVMEFSQGGCPWKEHLFALEKELQVETPIKYVLYSDQNGHWRVQCVPAGLNTFQSRLPLLEEWRGIRDDELSKLSGIEGCIFVHASGFIGGNKTREGALEMTRRTLQAAVKSSANGDC; encoded by the exons ATGAGGCTCGCGCGTGTGCTAGTGACAAATctaattcaaacaaaatattttgcggATACAATCAACACAACTAACATTGTCACTTTGCAAAAATCGCGTCTTAAGCAGTTCCGTGCTCAGCGATTTGTCGTCAACGCCGCGGGGAGACGTCACATGTCGAGTGAAGCCAAGAGGTTGTGCGTTGACAGAATGGCCGCTAAAAAGATCGGAACCCACAACGGAACCTTTCACTGTGACGAGGTTTTGGCCTGCTTCTTCCTCCGGCAGCTTCCCGAATACAAG GATGCGGAGATCGTACGGACCAGGGACCCCACACTACTTGCCGGTTGTGACATCGTTGTGGATGTGGGAGGAGAATTTGATTCTCAGAGGCACCGCTACGATCATCATCAAAG AACCTTTACAGAGACCTTCAACAGCCTGCTTCCCAACAAGCCCTGGGTGACCAAGCTCAGCTCTGCCGGCCTGGTCTATCTCCACTTTGGCCGTCAGCTGTTGGCCCATCTGACGCAGCTGAAAGAGGACGACAAGCAGCTGGAGATCCTCTTCGACAAA CTGTATGAGAACTTTGTGGAGGAGGTGGACGCCATAGACAACGGCATTTCGCAGTGTGACGGCGAGACGCGCTACGCCATCTCCTCCACGCTGAGCGCACGTGTCGGTCATCTGAATCCGCGCTGGAACAGTAAGAGTCAGGACACCGAG GAGGGGTTCAAAAAGGCTTTGGCTTTAGTTGGGGATGAGTTTCTGGACCGATTGGATTTCTACATCACCTCCTGGTTACCAGCCCGCCAGGTTGTGGAAAAAGCCGTTAACGAGCGCTACAAG GTAGATCCCAGCGGACAGGTGATGGAGTTCTCCCAAGGCGGCTGTCCCTGGAAGGAGCATCTGTTCGCTCTGGAGAAAGAGCTCCAGGTAGAGACGCCCATCAAGTACGTGCTGTACTCTGACCAGAATGGACATTGGAGGGTCCAATGTGTCCCCGCGGGCCTCAACACCTTCCAGAGCAG ACTACCTCTGCTCGAGGAGTGGCGCGGTATCCGTGACGATGAGCTGTCCAAGCTCAGCGGTATCGAGGGATGCATCTTCGTCCACGCCTCCGGTTTTATTGGCGGAAACAAAACGCGGGAAGGGGCCCTGGAGATGACCCGCAGGACCCTGCAGGCCGCTGTCAAGTCGTCTGCCAACGGTGACTGCTGA
- the LOC119123381 gene encoding leucine-rich repeat-containing protein 3-like yields the protein MEQTSKTRRPGGDLVPWLCRVLFFISLWSPARLQCPDGCHCVWDTATVLCSDAGLQEVPKGIPLDTVSLHLEHNNIQNLPESAFVELVHLQDLHLAHNRIDSLSSGALRHLGPELRLLDLSHNQLRQASRDEFGGTRAKMRLYHNPWHCDCMLQELVETLNLEAETVNGIVCESSVRGLGETSRWEDPGVLGEHAGQPLVRLLHSGVNFCSLQRKTTDVAMLVTMFVWFFMVIVYVVYYVRQNQAEARRHLEYLKSLPSPRKTPTETDTLSTGF from the exons ATGGAGCAGACCTCGAAAACAAGAAGACCAG GAGGCGATCTGGTGCCGTGGCTATGcagagttttgtttttcatctcCTTGTGGAGCCCGGCCCGGCTGCAGTGTCCCGACGGCTGCCACTGCGTCTGGGACACGGCCACCGTGCTGTGCTCGGACGCCGGCCTTCAGGAAGTGCCCAAAGGGATTCCGCTGGACACGGTGTCCCTGCACCTGGAGCACAACAACATCCAGAATCTCCCCGAGAGTGCTTTTGTGGAGCTGGTCCACCTGCAGGACCTCCACCTGGCGCACAATCGCATCGACTCACTGTCCTCTGGGGCGCTGCGCCATTTGGGCCCCGAACTGCGCCTCCTGGACCTGTCCCACAACCAGCTGAGGCAAGCCAGCCGAGACGAGTTTGGGGGCACGCGGGCCAAGATGCGCCTGTACCACAACCCCTGGCACTGCGACTGTATGCTCCAGGAACTCGTTGAGACGCTCAACCTGGAAGCCGAGACGGTCAACGGAATTGTCTGCGAGAGCTCCGTGCGTGGGCTGGGCGAGACCAGCCGCTGGGAGGACCCGGGCGTTCTGGGAGAGCACGCCGGGCAGCCTCTAGTTCGACTCCTGCACTCTGGTGTGAATTTCTGCAGCCTGCAGCGCAAGACCACCGACGTGGCCATGCTGGTCACCATGTTTGTGTGGTTCTTCATGGTCATCGTGTACGTGGTCTACTACGTCAGGCAGAACCAGGCCGAGGCCCGCCGGCATCTGGAGTACCTGAAGAGCCTACCGAGTCCCCGTAAGACCCCCACGGAGACAGACACCCTTAGCACCGGTTTCTGA